In Micromonospora sp. WMMA1363, a genomic segment contains:
- a CDS encoding aminodeoxychorismate/anthranilate synthase component II, whose product MRVLVIDNYDSFVFNLVQYLGQLGVECEVRRNDEIDVAEVGKTGADGVLLSPGPGSPDRAGICLDVIREYAGTLPLFGVCLGHQAIGEAFGATVARAPELLHGKTSEVRHHDAGVLAGLPNPFTATRYHSLAVLPETLPAELEVTGWTGSGVVMAMRHRTLPIEGVQFHPESVLTEGGHVMLANWLASCGYTEALKRAPELAAEVDVRRRAAFGSG is encoded by the coding sequence GTGCGCGTCCTGGTCATTGACAACTACGACTCGTTCGTCTTCAACCTCGTCCAGTATCTCGGCCAGCTCGGCGTGGAGTGCGAGGTACGCCGCAACGATGAGATCGATGTCGCCGAGGTCGGGAAGACGGGCGCGGACGGCGTCCTCCTCTCTCCCGGACCGGGCAGCCCGGACCGCGCGGGCATCTGCCTGGACGTCATCCGCGAGTACGCCGGCACGCTGCCCCTCTTCGGGGTCTGCCTCGGCCACCAGGCGATCGGGGAGGCGTTCGGTGCCACCGTCGCCCGAGCCCCCGAGCTGCTGCACGGCAAGACCTCCGAGGTGCGGCACCACGATGCCGGAGTGCTGGCCGGCCTGCCGAACCCGTTCACGGCGACCCGCTACCACTCGCTGGCGGTGCTGCCGGAGACGCTGCCCGCCGAGTTGGAGGTCACCGGCTGGACCGGTTCCGGCGTGGTGATGGCGATGCGGCACCGAACCCTGCCGATCGAGGGAGTCCAGTTCCATCCCGAGTCGGTGCTGACCGAGGGCGGCCACGTGATGCTCGCCAACTGGTTGGCGTCCTGCGGCTACACCGAGGCGCTGAAGCGCGCGCCCGAACTCGCCGCCGAGGTCGACGTACGCCGCCGCGCCGCCTTCGGCTCCGGCTGA
- a CDS encoding protein phosphatase 2C domain-containing protein, translating to MTLTLRYAAHSDRGLIRDGNQDSVYAGPRLLAVADGMGGMAAGDVASNIVIGAMAPLDEDVPGDALVDALRSAVTNATQHLRETVDANPQLEGMGTTLTAILFSGSKLGMVHIGDSRAYLLRGGEFAQITKDDTYVQMLVDEGRISPEEASSHPQRSLLTRALDGRDIDAEYSVRQVLAGDRYLICSDGLSGVVSADTIAETLREYADPQQCVERLVQLALRGGGPDNITVIIADATDQDIVEATPIVGGAASRDRGMATSADVSTPAARASALAAPRPAAPDDPSAVVDDEPERRRRRPVRATAVTVALVLLLGGAMFGGWSYMQRQYYVGATEDGQVAVFRGIQGQIAGMDLSTVHSTSPAELDDLTLAAQEQVKQGIPAKNEPDAARRLAELTADTPANPNLKPICPPRPSAVTVTATPMPPLTPTVAPGSPTPTASAPVGTPAAPTTTPDALPSDPAAPAIDPAACRSPE from the coding sequence ATGACTCTGACCCTGCGCTATGCGGCCCACAGCGACCGCGGTCTGATCCGAGACGGCAACCAGGACTCCGTCTACGCCGGTCCGCGGCTGCTGGCCGTTGCCGACGGTATGGGCGGCATGGCCGCCGGTGACGTCGCCAGCAATATCGTCATCGGTGCCATGGCACCGTTGGACGAGGACGTCCCTGGTGACGCCCTGGTGGACGCGCTTCGCTCGGCCGTCACCAACGCCACCCAGCACCTCCGCGAGACGGTGGACGCCAACCCTCAGCTGGAGGGAATGGGGACCACACTCACCGCGATCCTCTTCTCCGGCAGCAAACTGGGCATGGTGCACATCGGCGACTCCCGGGCGTACCTGCTGCGGGGCGGCGAGTTCGCCCAGATCACCAAAGACGACACGTACGTCCAGATGCTCGTCGACGAGGGCCGGATCAGCCCAGAGGAGGCGAGCAGCCACCCGCAACGGTCCCTGCTGACCCGGGCGCTCGACGGCCGCGACATCGACGCGGAGTACTCGGTTCGTCAGGTCCTCGCCGGCGACCGGTACCTGATCTGCAGCGACGGCCTGTCCGGCGTGGTCAGCGCCGACACCATCGCGGAGACCCTGCGCGAGTACGCCGACCCGCAACAGTGCGTGGAGCGGTTGGTGCAGCTCGCGCTCCGCGGCGGCGGTCCGGACAACATCACCGTGATCATCGCCGACGCGACCGACCAGGACATCGTCGAAGCGACCCCGATCGTCGGCGGTGCCGCCTCCCGGGACCGAGGCATGGCAACCTCCGCCGACGTCTCCACCCCGGCGGCTCGCGCCTCCGCGCTCGCCGCGCCCCGGCCCGCCGCACCGGACGATCCGTCGGCGGTCGTCGACGACGAGCCGGAGCGCCGCCGGCGGCGTCCGGTGCGCGCCACGGCGGTGACTGTGGCGCTGGTCCTCCTCCTGGGCGGTGCGATGTTCGGCGGGTGGAGCTACATGCAGCGGCAGTACTACGTGGGTGCCACCGAGGACGGCCAGGTCGCCGTCTTCCGCGGCATCCAGGGTCAGATCGCCGGCATGGACCTCTCCACCGTGCACTCCACCAGCCCAGCCGAGCTCGACGATCTCACCCTCGCCGCGCAGGAGCAGGTCAAGCAGGGCATCCCGGCCAAGAACGAGCCGGACGCGGCACGCCGGCTGGCCGAGCTGACCGCCGACACCCCGGCGAACCCCAATCTCAAGCCGATCTGCCCGCCGCGCCCGAGCGCGGTCACCGTCACGGCGACGCCGATGCCGCCGCTGACGCCGACGGTGGCACCGGGGTCGCCCACACCCACCGCCAGCGCTCCGGTGGGTACGCCGGCCGCCCCGACCACCACGCCCGACGCCCTGCCCTCGGATCCGGCCGCGCCGGCCATTGACCCGGCCGCGTGCCGGTCGCCCGAGTGA
- a CDS encoding class E sortase, with the protein MTRAPEGWDGRHRDRGDDPTAFLPTVDRPNLQSSARSVTSLTSQTRADGPPGREPVAAPRDLDPTRADDPPGPPDSPAPPRWAVPAAPPRDQVAPTAVTDAPTAFIPPATTGRSTSRRPQADPKPTTDSATRSAGAPPAATQPPPGDPGATALIPAVSGRTPPAPALDSTALMGAVPRPSRTEEPASGAGESEPPQPRRGERVVKLRPEQSGLGYKSVYSELTRPTFGSRLRAGVRVAGELLITFGLVVLLFAGYEIWGKSAIVDAHQNDLSQQLAEAWEPSDDPTVSPSPRASTSTPAKPPTPVQGRPIAGLYIPKLDKNWVVVEGIGQKDIRYAPGHYPSSARPGKVGNFAVAGHRNRATFWRLDELDAGDVVVVEDRDNWYVYRVTRSHVVKPTQVEVVAPVPGKPGARPTTAMLTLTTCNPKFDNYERLIIHATLTSTQAKSAGRPAELGN; encoded by the coding sequence GTGACCAGGGCACCGGAGGGCTGGGACGGCCGGCACCGGGATCGCGGCGACGACCCCACGGCGTTCCTGCCGACGGTCGACCGCCCGAACCTCCAGTCGTCGGCCCGGTCCGTGACCTCCCTGACCAGTCAGACCCGAGCCGACGGCCCGCCCGGCCGCGAGCCGGTGGCCGCTCCACGGGACCTGGACCCCACCCGAGCCGACGACCCACCCGGTCCACCGGATTCGCCCGCGCCGCCGCGCTGGGCAGTTCCGGCCGCACCGCCGCGCGACCAAGTCGCCCCGACGGCGGTGACAGACGCCCCCACCGCGTTCATCCCGCCAGCGACTACGGGCCGGAGTACCAGCCGGAGGCCGCAAGCCGACCCGAAGCCGACGACCGACTCGGCGACGCGGAGTGCCGGGGCACCGCCGGCCGCTACTCAGCCGCCCCCCGGCGACCCGGGCGCCACAGCGCTCATCCCAGCGGTGTCCGGTCGTACGCCGCCCGCACCGGCGCTGGACTCGACCGCCCTGATGGGGGCGGTCCCCCGTCCGTCCCGTACGGAGGAGCCCGCCAGCGGGGCCGGTGAGTCGGAGCCGCCGCAGCCACGACGGGGTGAGCGGGTGGTCAAGCTGCGCCCGGAGCAGAGCGGCCTGGGCTACAAGAGCGTCTACTCGGAGCTGACCCGCCCGACGTTCGGCTCCCGCCTGCGCGCCGGCGTCCGGGTCGCCGGTGAGCTGCTCATCACTTTCGGCCTGGTGGTGCTTCTCTTCGCCGGGTACGAAATCTGGGGCAAGTCGGCCATCGTCGACGCCCACCAGAACGACCTCAGCCAGCAGCTCGCCGAAGCGTGGGAGCCCAGCGACGACCCGACCGTCTCACCGTCACCCAGGGCCTCCACCTCCACCCCCGCCAAGCCGCCGACCCCGGTGCAGGGCAGGCCGATCGCCGGTCTCTACATCCCGAAGCTCGACAAGAACTGGGTCGTCGTCGAGGGGATCGGCCAGAAGGACATCCGGTACGCCCCGGGCCACTACCCGTCGAGTGCACGGCCCGGCAAGGTCGGCAACTTCGCCGTCGCCGGGCACCGCAACCGTGCCACCTTCTGGCGCCTCGACGAGCTGGACGCCGGCGACGTGGTCGTCGTCGAGGACCGCGACAACTGGTACGTCTACCGGGTGACCCGCAGCCACGTCGTCAAGCCGACTCAGGTGGAGGTGGTGGCCCCCGTGCCGGGGAAGCCCGGTGCCCGGCCCACCACGGCAATGCTCACCCTCACGACGTGCAACCCCAAGTTCGACAACTACGAGCGTCTGATCATCCACGCCACGCTGACCAGCACACAGGCAAAGTCGGCGGGGCGTCCGGCGGAGCTGGGGAACTGA
- a CDS encoding FHA domain-containing protein, with the protein MPELVITVARFGFLILLWIFVFAVVGVIRRDLFAGARSGRLVAAPRAVGASLGQVTKPAKAKRGRAAHQLVVTAGQLAGTRITLGEAQITIGRAEDSTLVITDDYASARHARLVPRDGQWFVEDLGSTNGTYLDRAKVTGPTPVPLGVPIRIGRTSLELRP; encoded by the coding sequence TTGCCGGAACTCGTCATCACCGTCGCCCGGTTCGGGTTCCTGATCCTGCTGTGGATCTTCGTGTTCGCGGTGGTCGGAGTGATCCGCCGAGACCTCTTCGCGGGTGCCCGGTCGGGTCGGCTGGTGGCGGCGCCCCGTGCCGTCGGTGCCTCTCTCGGGCAGGTGACCAAGCCGGCCAAGGCGAAGCGCGGACGGGCGGCCCACCAACTTGTGGTGACCGCGGGTCAATTGGCCGGCACCCGCATCACGCTCGGTGAAGCGCAGATCACCATCGGTCGGGCCGAGGATTCCACCCTCGTGATCACCGACGACTACGCCTCGGCGCGACACGCCCGGCTCGTGCCGCGCGACGGGCAGTGGTTCGTCGAGGATCTCGGTTCGACTAACGGCACCTACCTGGATCGCGCTAAGGTCACCGGACCGACCCCCGTCCCCCTCGGCGTGCCGATCCGGATCGGCCGCACTTCACTCGAATTACGGCCATGA
- a CDS encoding serine/threonine-protein kinase: MLSPGVQLGNRYRLDERIASGGMGDVWRGTDQVLGRTIAVKSLLPALLDDPDFAERFRGEARTMATINHPGVVDVYDFGNDQQVAFLVMEYVEGDALSATLSRVGRLTPARTMALVAQAADALHAAHLKGIVHRDVKPGNLLVRPNGTLVLTDFGIARSDLVAQLTAAGSVLGTASYISPEQATGGVATPASDVYALGVVAYQCLAGRRPFEGDNPLDIAMRHVRDTPRSLPADIPPQVRAVVERAMAKDPAARWPSAAALAGVARQLKAQLSQAARAAGRATPISAAPASPAPGRAQVSPPSAARTPVPPRPPVATPQPPRPPAVAPVAAAAPRATPAVRPPGASARSGYAPKPPPPPPRKSQAGKAFLVALLAVLVLVCAGVVSYSRWGATRAGYTGTPAPAPTVTSGAQRLDGRDDPTRTSYRRQQLPRPGGNETTTSEGRQTR, encoded by the coding sequence ATGCTCAGCCCCGGGGTGCAGCTCGGCAACCGCTACCGCTTGGACGAGCGGATCGCGAGCGGTGGCATGGGGGACGTGTGGCGCGGCACCGACCAGGTGCTCGGCCGGACGATCGCCGTGAAGAGCCTGCTTCCCGCCCTGCTCGACGACCCGGACTTCGCCGAGCGGTTCCGCGGCGAGGCGCGCACGATGGCAACGATCAACCATCCCGGCGTCGTGGACGTCTACGACTTCGGCAACGACCAACAGGTCGCCTTCCTGGTGATGGAATACGTGGAGGGCGACGCCCTCTCGGCGACCCTGAGCCGGGTGGGGCGGCTCACCCCCGCCCGCACCATGGCGCTGGTCGCCCAGGCCGCCGACGCGCTGCACGCCGCCCACCTGAAGGGGATCGTGCACCGGGACGTGAAGCCGGGAAACCTCCTCGTCCGGCCGAACGGGACCCTGGTGCTCACCGACTTCGGCATCGCCCGCTCCGACCTGGTGGCCCAGCTCACCGCCGCCGGGTCGGTGCTCGGCACCGCCTCGTACATCTCACCCGAGCAGGCCACCGGCGGCGTCGCCACCCCCGCGTCGGATGTCTACGCGCTCGGCGTGGTCGCGTACCAGTGCCTCGCCGGTCGGCGGCCGTTCGAGGGTGACAACCCCCTGGACATCGCCATGCGGCATGTCCGGGATACCCCCCGGTCGCTGCCCGCCGACATCCCGCCGCAGGTCCGCGCCGTGGTCGAGCGGGCCATGGCGAAGGATCCGGCCGCCCGCTGGCCCAGCGCCGCGGCGCTGGCCGGGGTGGCCCGCCAACTGAAGGCCCAGCTCTCCCAGGCGGCCCGTGCGGCCGGCCGGGCCACCCCGATCTCCGCGGCGCCCGCGTCGCCGGCCCCGGGCCGGGCCCAGGTGTCGCCACCGTCGGCGGCCCGGACACCGGTGCCGCCCCGCCCGCCGGTCGCGACGCCGCAGCCGCCCCGACCGCCGGCGGTGGCGCCGGTCGCAGCGGCGGCCCCGCGGGCCACGCCGGCGGTCCGGCCACCGGGCGCGTCGGCCCGATCCGGGTACGCTCCGAAGCCACCGCCTCCTCCTCCGCGCAAGTCCCAGGCCGGAAAGGCTTTCCTCGTCGCACTCCTGGCCGTACTGGTCCTGGTCTGTGCCGGCGTGGTTTCCTACTCCCGGTGGGGGGCGACACGCGCCGGATACACCGGCACGCCGGCGCCGGCGCCGACGGTGACGTCCGGCGCGCAGCGGCTCGACGGACGCGACGATCCGACCCGGACGTCGTACCGTCGACAGCAACTGCCCCGGCCGGGCGGCAACGAGACCACGACGAGCGAAGGACGACAGACGCGATGA
- the pknB gene encoding Stk1 family PASTA domain-containing Ser/Thr kinase, giving the protein MTAQARLLGGRYQVGELLGYGGMAEVHRGRDLRLGRDVAVKMLRTDLARDATFQMRFRREAQNAASLNHPAIVAVYDTGEEQAPTGETLPFIVMEFVNGRTLKEVLGAEGRLQPRRALEICADMCAALEFSHRHGIIHRDIKPGNVMLTQTGQVKVMDFGIARALASGATTMTQTSAVIGTAQYLSPEQARGEAVDARSDVYAAGCVLFELLVGHPPFVGDSPVSVAYQHVREAPPTPSDLNPEVSPAVDAIVLKALSKNPLNRYQSAGEMRADLLRAAAGRPVLATPVMRQEEEATQLAPVGAGYPASAPGVPQTQQIPARVGDPRQRRASSWLIATFTALGVLAVIALIVALLQSQQGDDQVAVPEVTGMTQAQAFAAIRQANLTPDTGTEVFGSNCEKGRVVSQEPGTGARLQPSQVVRVQICGGPATKVIPDTLVGTSYENARRQLENAGFKVKRTDVDSAEREGTVLRVSPDEGSKVDEGADVTLTVSRGNVGKVPDVVDQSVEDARDELRDAGYKVDIEQGQPVPPGEAGKVTRQDPRPNTELVKGKTVTITVTVEEEPEPTQEPTREPTQEPPPTPPATPTNPGGGGGGLPDPTTPPIRLPKG; this is encoded by the coding sequence ATGACAGCGCAGGCCCGCCTGCTCGGTGGCAGGTACCAGGTCGGCGAGCTGCTCGGCTACGGTGGCATGGCTGAGGTGCACCGCGGTCGTGACCTGCGGCTCGGTCGGGACGTCGCGGTCAAGATGCTCCGGACGGACCTGGCCCGGGACGCCACCTTCCAGATGCGGTTCCGCCGGGAGGCGCAGAACGCCGCGTCTCTCAACCACCCGGCCATCGTCGCCGTCTACGACACCGGCGAGGAACAGGCGCCTACGGGCGAGACACTGCCGTTCATCGTGATGGAGTTCGTCAACGGGCGCACCCTCAAGGAGGTGCTGGGCGCCGAGGGCCGGCTCCAGCCGCGCCGGGCGCTGGAGATCTGCGCCGACATGTGCGCGGCGCTGGAGTTCAGCCACCGGCACGGCATCATCCACCGGGATATCAAGCCCGGTAACGTGATGCTCACCCAGACCGGCCAGGTCAAGGTGATGGATTTCGGTATCGCGCGGGCCCTGGCCAGCGGCGCCACCACGATGACGCAGACCAGCGCCGTGATCGGCACCGCGCAGTATCTGTCGCCCGAACAGGCCCGGGGCGAGGCGGTCGACGCCCGTTCCGACGTCTACGCCGCCGGCTGCGTGCTCTTCGAGCTGCTCGTCGGGCACCCACCGTTCGTCGGGGACAGCCCGGTCAGCGTCGCGTACCAACACGTACGGGAGGCACCGCCGACGCCGAGCGACCTCAACCCGGAGGTCTCCCCGGCGGTCGACGCGATCGTGCTCAAGGCGCTGTCGAAGAACCCGCTGAACCGCTACCAGAGCGCCGGCGAGATGCGTGCCGACCTGCTCCGCGCCGCCGCCGGCCGGCCGGTGCTGGCCACCCCGGTGATGCGCCAGGAGGAGGAGGCAACCCAGCTCGCCCCGGTCGGGGCCGGCTACCCGGCGTCTGCGCCGGGCGTCCCGCAGACCCAGCAGATCCCGGCCCGGGTCGGCGACCCGCGCCAGCGCCGGGCGTCATCCTGGTTGATCGCTACCTTCACCGCACTCGGCGTGCTGGCGGTGATCGCTTTGATCGTCGCCCTGTTGCAGAGCCAGCAGGGCGACGATCAGGTCGCCGTTCCCGAGGTCACCGGGATGACCCAGGCCCAGGCGTTCGCGGCGATCCGGCAGGCCAACCTGACACCGGACACCGGCACGGAGGTCTTCGGCAGCAACTGCGAGAAGGGACGGGTGGTCAGCCAGGAACCAGGTACGGGCGCCCGGCTGCAACCAAGTCAGGTCGTCCGGGTTCAGATCTGCGGTGGCCCGGCGACGAAGGTGATCCCGGACACTCTGGTCGGCACTTCCTACGAGAACGCCAGGCGGCAGCTGGAAAACGCGGGTTTCAAGGTCAAGCGCACCGACGTCGACAGCGCCGAGCGGGAGGGCACCGTCCTGCGGGTGTCGCCGGACGAGGGCAGCAAAGTAGACGAAGGCGCCGACGTCACCCTCACGGTGTCCCGCGGCAACGTCGGCAAGGTGCCGGACGTGGTGGACCAGTCGGTCGAGGACGCGCGGGACGAACTGAGAGACGCTGGCTACAAGGTCGACATCGAGCAGGGACAGCCGGTCCCGCCGGGCGAGGCCGGCAAGGTGACGCGGCAGGACCCACGTCCGAACACCGAGCTGGTCAAGGGCAAGACGGTCACCATCACCGTGACGGTCGAGGAGGAACCGGAGCCGACCCAGGAGCCGACCCGGGAGCCGACCCAGGAGCCGCCCCCCACGCCGCCGGCCACGCCGACCAACCCCGGCGGCGGTGGTGGTGGTTTGCCCGACCCGACCACGCCGCCGATCCGGCTCCCGAAGGGCTGA
- a CDS encoding ElyC/SanA/YdcF family protein encodes MLGTVALVCTSLPWLWTTCAARGHVYDEADAPATDVVIVLGTEVAADRRQPGDRLAGRLDTAAELIHSGRARVLLVSGDGGGTSGDEPAVMTAYLAVRLGVEPGRVVADPFGLDTYDSCVRARDVYGVERALIVTQSWHVSRAVTLCRHLGVDADGVIARCPGCGPGLFVEKSIRDYLASGKAAWDAVRRRPPAVRSPADQGVRDALKERG; translated from the coding sequence ATGCTGGGGACGGTCGCGCTGGTCTGCACCAGCCTGCCCTGGTTGTGGACGACCTGCGCCGCACGCGGTCACGTGTACGACGAGGCCGACGCGCCGGCCACCGACGTCGTGATCGTCCTCGGCACCGAGGTGGCTGCGGACCGACGGCAACCGGGGGACCGGCTGGCGGGCCGCCTGGACACCGCCGCCGAGCTGATACACAGCGGGCGGGCCCGGGTGCTGCTGGTGTCCGGCGACGGGGGCGGGACGTCGGGTGACGAGCCGGCGGTGATGACCGCCTACCTCGCCGTGCGGCTCGGTGTCGAGCCTGGCCGGGTGGTGGCCGACCCGTTCGGACTCGACACCTACGACAGCTGCGTCCGAGCCCGGGACGTGTACGGGGTCGAGCGGGCCCTGATCGTCACGCAGTCCTGGCACGTGTCCCGGGCGGTGACGCTGTGCCGACATCTCGGTGTCGACGCCGACGGGGTGATCGCACGCTGCCCCGGCTGTGGGCCCGGCCTGTTCGTCGAGAAGTCCATCCGGGACTACCTGGCCAGTGGCAAGGCGGCGTGGGACGCCGTCCGACGTCGGCCGCCCGCGGTCCGGTCGCCCGCGGACCAGGGCGTCCGGGACGCGCTGAAGGAGCGCGGCTGA
- a CDS encoding penicillin-binding protein 2, whose amino-acid sequence MNAPLRRVGIVVMVLFGLLFVNLNWIQAYKADEYRNSDYNGRVQVAEYKRKRGNIEAGGTAFAVSKETGGELEFLRTYPGGAKYAHVLGYKPVNLADTGIEKSENDFLAGTSDQLIADRLRDLVTGDETAGANVLLTISKRAQDVAYEQLRENRNGATKGAAIAIDPRTGAVQALVSMPSFNPNPLASHDTDEAAAAYNKLDQDPDRPLRNRALGEVLPPGSTFKIVVAAAALENGVTPETRIPAGPEYTAPTSGTPISNAAPSICPEAQVTLMNAVTESCNTGFAQLGVRLGAGTIKEKARQFGFEQDDLTVGRLGEDGQRVAASRTGSIENADGGDDPAALAQSSIGQFNVRMTPLQGALIAATAANGGSQMRPYLVRQILGPDRTTDYYTARPRELRQPVSGQVAADLREMMVSVVENGTGRSARFSGYTVGGKTGTAQSAPNKLDHGWFIGFALDKDGNAVSAVCVLLEEAGSGGSAEAARIGGQIMRAAINDPGSR is encoded by the coding sequence GTGAACGCGCCACTGCGCCGCGTCGGTATCGTCGTGATGGTTCTGTTCGGGCTGCTCTTCGTGAACCTGAACTGGATCCAGGCCTACAAGGCGGACGAGTATCGCAACAGCGACTACAACGGCCGCGTCCAGGTCGCCGAGTACAAGCGCAAGCGTGGCAACATCGAGGCCGGCGGCACGGCGTTCGCGGTGAGCAAGGAGACCGGCGGGGAGCTGGAGTTCCTGCGCACCTATCCGGGCGGAGCCAAGTACGCCCACGTGCTCGGGTACAAACCGGTGAACCTTGCCGACACCGGCATCGAGAAGTCCGAGAACGACTTCCTCGCCGGCACCAGCGACCAGCTCATCGCCGACCGCCTTCGAGACCTGGTCACCGGTGACGAGACCGCCGGCGCCAACGTCCTGCTCACCATCTCCAAGCGAGCCCAGGACGTCGCGTACGAGCAACTGCGCGAGAACCGCAACGGGGCGACCAAGGGCGCGGCCATCGCCATCGACCCGCGCACCGGCGCGGTGCAGGCGCTGGTCTCCATGCCGAGCTTCAACCCCAACCCGCTGGCCAGCCACGACACCGACGAGGCGGCGGCGGCGTACAACAAGCTCGATCAGGACCCGGACCGCCCCCTGCGGAACCGGGCGCTCGGCGAGGTGCTGCCGCCGGGCTCGACCTTCAAGATCGTGGTGGCGGCCGCCGCGCTGGAGAACGGCGTCACCCCGGAGACGCGGATCCCCGCCGGACCGGAGTACACGGCGCCGACCTCCGGCACCCCGATCAGCAACGCCGCCCCGTCGATCTGCCCCGAGGCGCAGGTCACCCTGATGAACGCGGTGACCGAGTCGTGCAACACGGGCTTCGCCCAGCTCGGCGTCCGGCTCGGCGCCGGCACCATCAAGGAGAAGGCCCGACAGTTCGGCTTCGAACAGGACGACCTGACCGTCGGCCGGCTCGGCGAGGACGGGCAGCGGGTGGCGGCCAGCCGGACCGGCAGCATCGAGAACGCCGACGGCGGCGACGATCCGGCGGCGCTCGCCCAGTCCTCCATCGGCCAGTTCAACGTTCGGATGACCCCGCTGCAGGGCGCCCTGATCGCCGCCACCGCGGCCAACGGCGGTAGCCAGATGCGGCCGTACCTGGTCCGTCAGATCCTCGGCCCGGACCGCACCACCGACTACTACACGGCCAGGCCGCGCGAGTTGCGCCAGCCGGTCAGCGGCCAGGTCGCCGCCGACCTGCGGGAGATGATGGTGAGCGTGGTCGAGAACGGCACCGGCCGGAGTGCCCGGTTCAGCGGCTACACGGTCGGCGGCAAGACCGGCACCGCCCAGTCCGCGCCGAACAAGCTCGACCACGGCTGGTTCATCGGCTTCGCACTGGACAAGGACGGCAACGCGGTCTCCGCCGTCTGCGTCCTGCTGGAGGAGGCGGGCAGCGGCGGCAGCGCCGAGGCGGCCCGGATCGGCGGGCAGATCATGCGGGCGGCGATCAACGACCCCGGGAGTCGCTGA
- a CDS encoding FtsW/RodA/SpoVE family cell cycle protein, whose product MTVSASPASPPATTGGQPGVRLARSRRNAELSLLLLAMVLVAAYAAMVEANVLDTVTSDFWVPAAALGAVFLGLHVAIRFLAPFADPALLPAVALLNGLGVGFLHRLDLARATPAERADLATFAGTGGRQLAWTLISVGLAAGLLLLVRDHRSISRYAYTLGLAGIVLVMIPAVLPASISEINGAKLWIRVGGFSIQPGEFAKLALLAFFAYYLVRKREVLSLASRRILGIDFPRGRDLGPVVVVWLISLLVLVFEKDLGTSLLYFGMFVVTLYIATERVSWLLIGLVLFFGGAYLAYVLGSTVGGPFANFYLRAEIWLDPFADPYEDGYQLVQGLLALGTGGLFGAGPGGGQPLKLPEVQNDFIFAGIGEEIGLFGLSALLVIYLLIIERGLRAALAVRDSFGKLLAGGLAFTLGLQVFVIVGGISKLIPLTGQTTPFLSAGGSSLVANWLLVAVLLRVSDGARRPVSGGGGGVPRPSGGPPEQLHGAPTEVIKP is encoded by the coding sequence GTGACCGTATCGGCCAGCCCGGCATCCCCGCCCGCCACGACGGGCGGGCAGCCCGGCGTGCGTCTGGCCCGGTCCCGGCGCAACGCCGAGCTGTCCCTGCTGCTGCTGGCGATGGTGCTGGTCGCCGCGTACGCGGCGATGGTCGAGGCGAATGTGCTCGACACGGTGACCTCGGACTTCTGGGTGCCGGCCGCGGCGCTCGGCGCGGTCTTCCTCGGCCTGCACGTGGCGATCCGGTTCCTCGCCCCCTTCGCCGATCCCGCCCTGCTGCCGGCGGTCGCGCTGCTCAACGGCCTCGGCGTCGGCTTCCTGCACCGGCTGGACCTGGCCCGGGCAACTCCCGCCGAACGGGCTGACCTGGCCACCTTCGCCGGAACCGGTGGACGGCAGCTCGCCTGGACGCTGATCTCGGTGGGCCTCGCCGCCGGGCTGCTCCTCCTGGTGCGGGACCACCGCTCGATTTCCCGGTACGCGTACACCCTGGGGCTCGCCGGCATCGTGCTGGTGATGATCCCAGCGGTGCTGCCGGCGAGTATCTCCGAGATCAACGGCGCCAAGCTCTGGATCCGGGTCGGCGGCTTCTCCATCCAGCCAGGTGAGTTCGCCAAGCTGGCCTTGCTCGCGTTCTTCGCGTACTACCTGGTCCGTAAGCGGGAGGTACTTTCGCTGGCCAGCCGCCGGATCCTCGGCATCGACTTCCCGCGCGGGCGGGACCTCGGCCCGGTCGTGGTGGTCTGGCTGATCAGCCTCCTGGTCCTCGTCTTCGAGAAGGATCTGGGCACCTCGCTGCTGTACTTCGGCATGTTCGTGGTGACGTTGTACATCGCCACGGAGCGGGTCAGCTGGCTACTCATCGGTCTGGTGCTCTTCTTCGGTGGCGCCTACCTCGCGTACGTGCTCGGCAGCACGGTCGGGGGGCCGTTCGCCAACTTCTACCTGCGCGCCGAGATCTGGCTGGACCCGTTCGCCGACCCGTACGAAGACGGCTACCAGCTCGTCCAGGGCCTGCTCGCCCTCGGCACCGGCGGCCTCTTCGGGGCCGGGCCCGGTGGTGGGCAGCCGCTGAAGCTGCCCGAGGTGCAGAACGACTTCATCTTCGCCGGCATCGGTGAAGAGATCGGACTCTTCGGCCTCTCCGCCCTGCTCGTGATCTACCTGCTCATCATCGAGCGGGGGCTGCGCGCCGCGCTGGCGGTGCGTGACTCGTTCGGCAAGCTGCTCGCCGGTGGTCTGGCATTCACCCTCGGGCTCCAGGTCTTCGTGATCGTCGGCGGGATCAGCAAGCTGATCCCGCTCACCGGACAGACCACCCCGTTCCTCTCCGCCGGTGGCTCCTCACTGGTGGCGAACTGGTTGCTCGTCGCGGTCCTGCTCCGGGTCTCCGACGGTGCCCGGCGGCCGGTGTCCGGCGGGGGCGGCGGAGTGCCCCGACCATCCGGTGGGCCGCCGGAACAGCTGCACGGTGCCCCCACGGAGGTGATCAAGCCGTGA